CAGCCCATTTCCTGTCTCCGCAGGTGATCTTCGGGCCCATGTTCTCCGGGAAGAGGTAcgggggctgctgcggggccggggccgggggtggTGCTCCAGatgccccctgccgggccccgcCGCCGCTCCCCTGGGTGTGCCCCGGCCCCGCTGCCGGTCCCTTCCCCCCCCGGGCCCCGCCGCCGCTCCCCTGGGTGTGCCCCGGGCCCCCCCTCTGTCTCTGGGCACCCGTTTGCTGCCAGGCTGTGCTTGGTGCGCTCCCCTGGCTGCCTCTTGCTTGTGTGCTGGGAAGATGCTCGGGGCTGTAGACGTCCCAGCACACGTACTAGCCTCTGCGTGCTGGGGCTGACGGTGTCGCTGTCTTGTAGCACGGAGCTCATGCGCCGGGTCCGCAGATTCCAGATTGCACAGTACAAATGCCTGGTGATAAAGTACGCCAAGGACACACGCTACTGCACCAATGGGGTCTCCACGCATGACAGGTGAGCTGCTGCCGTTAGTGGGGCAGTCATTGTGTGACTATTAGACTGCTGCAGCTTGACTTCCTTCCCTTCTGGTACGGGCAACTGTGGAGACCTCCGCTTACAAGCTTGAAGCTGTCTGCTGTGTTCTCAGTCACTAGCCCTGCCTTCCATGGTGCTTGTCTAGACCTGACACACTCTCGTCCTCTGTTACTGGACAGAATGCTGCTTACGTCTAGTTGGTTTGCAGCTGCACCATGTGTAAGTGGCACAGGTTTTAGGCTGCCCAAAAAGCTGTTTTCTGTGCTTGAGCCCTTGTTTTGTTTAGCTCATTCTTTCATGGAACTTACCCCAAGTGCTGACTCTTCTCTGCAGGAACACCATGGAGGCCCTTTCCGCCTGCTATCTCAAAGACGTGCACCAGGAGGCGCTTGGGTCAGCTGTGATTGGTATTGATGAAGGCCAGTTTGTAAGTTTTCATACTGCTGCTTTACTGTCCACTAACCTTAGAGGGACTAATACCATGTAGGGTGGGAAATGCAGAGAAGAATCTTAGACCCTTTGAGTCTTGTGCAGAGTTCTTGTCCAGCCAGAGCTGTGTGGTCTGGTGCCATCCCTCATAGCAAAGGCAGAAGTCATGTGAGCAGCAAAACATACTAAGTTCAGTCTGCTCTGTGAAGATTCTTTGTTCCCTTTGCTCAGGTAATGTTGCTTCATAGTTGGGGCTCTGCCCAGCTGTGATGGGGACACTGGTGAATTCAAGGCAGAACTTGAAGCTGCTGGTACTACTTCCTCTGGACTGTcttgtcctttcagaaggtgtcCTTTCTGTGTCCTGTCTAGTTCCCAGACATTGTGGAGTTTTGCGAAGCAATGGCCAATGCAGGGAAGACTGTAATCATTGCTGCCCTTGATGGGACCTTCCAGAGGAAGGTAATTTCTTCTAGCAGAGGATAACTGGCCCCTCCtgcatgtattttatttttataatatacCTGAATCAAACTGCCTGTCTTACTGCAGGCATTTGGGAATATCCTGAACCTGGTCCCCTTGGCAGAAAGTGTCGTGAAGCTGAATGCTGTTTGCATGGAGTGTTACCGGGAAGCTTCATACACTAAGAGGCTAGGAGCTGAGAGAGAGGTAAGATGGAAATAAAGACCACTCTCTAACAGGCCCTTGAAGGCACCTGTGAGCTGAAATGATCTGCCCTAGTGTATCTGCCTTCAGGAGGCAAGAGCATCTCCTAACTCTTCCCCCGCTCCACTGCCAGGTTGAAGTCATTGGAGGATCAGACAAGTATCACTCTGTCTGCCGTGTCTGCTACTTCAGGAAGCGACCTCAGCAGGCTGCACCAGAAAACAAGGAGAACCTACCTGTGGGGGCCAAACAGCTGGATGCCGTAGCCTCCCGAAAGTTCCTGGCTTCCCGACAGATGCAAGTTTAGCCCAACAAACTGAGCAGAGGCGGCGAGAGACTACGACTGGGGTGCTTCTTTGGGGCTCGTTTTTTCCCTCCATTCAGCCTGGAGCTGTCTCATGCCCTCCCAGTGCTATCTGCAAACCTAACTGCTTGTGTGCTACAAAGAACCAGGCAAGCATCCATTCAGAAGGGATAAAAGGAGAGAATAATGACAAACAGGAATTGGGCAAGCAACAAAGGGAAGGTTTCTGCCAAGGAATGTGGGCAAGAAATTGATGGCACTTACTGAGGCAGCAAAACTGCAACAGGCTCCTGtcccagagtggggtgggggagacagcgCTTCTCAAAACCCTTCAGTCCAGGCTTCTGAGTCATTCCTTCCAATTCACAGTAATGCCTCTGACTTTCTGACCTCCCTCCCTGACACTGCTGCTGGCTTTTGCATGTGTTCTGCACCCTGCCTGTTCCTATCTAGCGCATGGATCTGAATTGCTGCCCAGCGATGCCCTGTCTCTCAGTGACAGCAGGACAAGAGGACCTGCTGCTTTAGCCTTTTAATTTTGCCTCTTGCTCCATTCTAAGGTAAAGGGCCTTAGCCCTCCTGTCTGTCACTACACCCCAGCTATTATCTTCCCTCCTGCACATCATGACACAAGCCAAGGTTAACCATTGGCCTTGAGCTAGGAAGTCCCCAGCCCCTCATTTGCTCTTAGAGCAGCTGCATTGATCCCAACCAGGCATGTGTAACATGGTTCTTGCCAGTGCTCCACCCTTATTTAAATACCCTCCGTGCTGCTTCTGGGGAGACTGAGCTGTGACTTGACTTTCTAGAGCTTGCTTACTAAAGAGAGGTTTAATGTTCTTCAGGCTGCATCATTAgcctttctgccttttttttttgcagtggggggggtggtaACTGAAGGggtgagtttttaaaaataaataatttaaagagAGTCAGTGTAACGTGTGTTAATGCCACAACTGTTCCCCTCATGTATCCAAGGTGCTATAGCAGCCCTCTGACAGAGGGCACGTGCTGGAAGTCTGTCGTAAAGTTTAGTGACTGAAACTGCCGACTTGCAGAATGGTGCTCAGACTCTGCCACGCTCACAGCagcgggggagcaggagggtggtgTCACTTGGGCTGTGCTTAAAAATAGACGTGGTGATTGTGCATTTCTTGTTTCTAGACATCTATATGCTCCTCTAGGCAGAGCAGGACAAGTGAGGCTGCATTTACATTCATCCCTCACCACCAGGAGATACTGGAACCTTTTAGCTAAAAGCTTTGAAAAGTCTGGAAGTCAGAAGagcttccagaagactggaaagggcaactatagtgcccatctataaaaagggaaaaaacagcaacccaggaaactacagcccaggcagcttaatttctgtgcctggaaagataagggagcaagtaattaaggagttCATCTGCAAACAGCCAGAAGAACAAAACcaggcctgaccaatctgatagttttctttcaCAGGCTAACAAGCCCAGTGGAGAAGggggtggatgtggtatacctagaccttAGTAAGGTATTTATTTGATATGGTTTCACATGATCTTAACAAGGCAAAGGCAATTTAGATAGGACTATGaggaggtgggtgcataactggttggataactgttattaaagtagttattaatggttcacagtcatgctggaagggcacaatAAGTGTGGTTCTGCAGGggtgttttgggaccagttctagtCAATATCTTCAACTATTTACACAGCATAAAGCATGCATATTGTgtttgcaggggaggggtggctcttCCCAGCTCtatcaagccctggggagctgggaaggaggccacagctgccagtgggccctGGGAAAGTAGCagcccctggccctccccaggatgCCATGGGGATACAGCAACTGCCCACccttcctgcttccctgaggcttgaggaagtgactcctgccagcagctgtgcctgtgtagCTGCTACAGGAAAagggcagcaggggaagggcccaaatacaggacaattagtctctTTAAAAAGTAggaatgcctttttggcatcccaaatacaggaccatcctgctTAATATAGGACAGATGGTCAACCTCCTTTGAGCAGAAACATGCAAGATGCATGAAACAAGACCTAGGCCTCTCCCTGGAAGGGGGAGGGAAAGCTCACATTACCCCCTGCCCTTAAAACTCCCTGGGGCCCAAGAAGGCAGCAGCTGTAAGTGAAAAGGACTTTATTTCATCTCACCCCAGTGAAACAGAAGCATGTAAAacaggcatgcagctggagccccctaCCCAGAACAGGTGCACGTGGAAACAAACAACCTGAGTATTTACACATCAGCAAATCAAGACAGGCTGTAATCAGGCAAACAGCTctctcccaccactgctgccccagagGCAGCGGTCTGAGGTCCCAGCGCTGCTCGGACAGCTTTGCTGATAGTGTTGAGCAGGAAGTGGTAGACTGTGCTTGGAAGGCAGTAGTCTCTACCTGCACTGCCTGGCATGAGCAGGATGGCAAGGTAGCGTGGGGGATCATCACAGGAGTGAGATGCAACAGTGCTGCACAGGCCCCATCACTTGTTCCTGTAGGAAGATGTTTCAGCAGCTGCTAGGGAGCTGAGCGCCAGCAATACAGCTTTTGGGCTGTCTCAGTAGCACTGGGGTAACCAAGAACCAGACCCTCTCTGACTGAGCACAGCAGCTGtcacagccaggcacagctcccaTCTTAACAGGGAAACTCAAAGGCTTTATAGACAACAGTTTAGTCCCACGCTTTAGCACCAAGCTCACCCAGCAGCAGAAATACAAGGCAGCCCAGCAACCCCTCGCACACTCCTTTTCCCAGCCCAGAAGCAGACCTGCAGTGGCAGTCACTGAACCTCACTACCGTGCTCCACAGGGGCACGGGCTGGGGATCGAGATACCCATGTGAGGTGGCACTTTAGGGAAGGCAAGGCTGGAAAAGGCACCAGGGCTAGAGCAGAAATcatgctgcagtagcagcaaccGGATCAGGGTTGGGGGTGCTTGGAACACAAAGGAAATAATTATTCTTTGGTATTGCAAGTGAAAGACTAACCAGCCGCACTCCATTGTCAGGCCCAGGGTACAGCTGCCTGGGCAAAACCTTctccaaggaagaggcagaagcagGAGGTTTGTGCTCAGCCTTCAGCAGTCGCCCAATGAACCAGCAGGAGGCTCCAGTCAGAGTACTTGATTTCAAGGAAGGCAGAGCCATCAAGCAGCtctaagggggcagggagcgagTCACATGTGCTGCCTCTTCCCACGCTGCTCCGTCCCCAGGGCGTTTCTAACCTCTCCTTGGGCAGTCTGACTCCAAAGCCCTGGTGCCTGTAACCTCCCCTCTACTCCCCATCCCCACTTAGTCAggatacagcccctgccccgcaGAAGAATTGCACTGGTGCAGCTACCCCACTGCCCACTTTGGTGGCAGCCAGGGGCATAGGGTTCAGTAGACAGCTGGGGGCTGGTAACCCTCCGTGGTCTCTCCCGTCTGCCTGAAGGGCGGTTGCTGGTAGTTGTCGCTGGCACTGGGATAAATGGAGTACGGAGTCGAAGGGTCGGGGGTGGGGTCAACGTAGTTGTTAGTAAAGTCCTGCACTCCCATCTTGTACCTCTGGAGAGCAACGGTGATCAGGAATccctagaaagagagagagcagctgTCAGTAACGCAGGCCGCTCAGGGTCCCCAGGGTCATTCCTCCAAAGGCAGTtccagacacagacacacacacaggcagcagGAGGCCCCAGTGACTGCATGTTCCAGGCTGATGTCCTCCCAGAGGGGTAAGCCCCAAAAAGGCCAGAGATCTGCTGGCTAGGGAAGCACCACTCACCCAAGAGAAGATGGAGAAGAAGCTGAAGGCAATGGCAGCTCGGGCTGAGTCAGCCCCCACGGGCACATTGGCTGACAGCGTCAAAGACCACTGGTTGGTCAAGAAGCAAAAGGCAACGAACCACAGGAAGGTCCAGAGTGCTGTGGGGGGAAAAGAGCAATGggtgggtcctgctgctttgTCCAGTGCAAACCCATCCCCTGCCCACACGGATGACTTCATGTCACCCAGCTGCTGGTAGGGAGGGTTAGGACAAACCATGTCTGTTCAGCAGGCATCTGACCCAAGGGCCTCCCCTACCTCATTGTCAGCATCACTGACTGACTCCAGGGTCTCCCCACACTGCTGTTTGAGGCTCACAACGAGTGAGGTGCAGGGCTCTAGTACCTCTGTGCATTGGCAGCTGGCAGGAAGGGTCGCAGCTGAGCAGCCAGCCGGGAGCACAGCCCAAGTTCAGTGGTGCATGGTGGGCACAGCCCCAGGCCATCAGAGCACGACCCCCTAGCCAGGCATAGCAGagaccactgaaaacagccaccCGAGGTGCTGGACAAGGGCAGGCAGAGGGGTCCTGCGGCTGGATGCGTTTCTAACTGCTCTAGGCAGCAGTCTGGGCTGTGTTACGCATAAGGTCAGACTGAGGAGCGCACAGTCCCCTCTTGGGGGGACCCTAGAATcagccaggcctggcccagccccaccacacggGCTGCTGGCACCTGAGAAGCCCAAGTCCGCCACGACCAAGTGTTTGCGGTGGGTGGCGTTGCTGATCCGGGGGAAGTAGACGTCGATCGTGAAGAAGACGACGCAGGCCAGGAAGCCCAGGATGCCGACTCCGATGCCGTAGCGGCAGGCGTCCGCGTTGTGGTGGAAGATGCAGTGGAGCTCGGAGGTGGCCGGCGTGTTGATGTACCCCTCGCCCACGATGCAGGAGAAGACGATGAGGGAGAACACCTGAGGAGGCAGCACTGGCATCAGCTCAGGCAGACCCGGTGGGGCCAGGCGGGAGCTGGTCCCTGCGGAGAGGGCCGGGTGGCCCCTCCGTGCTGCAATGGGGCGGCTCAGGCCCGCGGGGGCTGCCACGTGCGCCTTACCCCTACTTGGGGTGCAGcccgccagccctgctccccgcccgcAGGTaggagggcagcagggtctggacGCCGCCCCTCGGGGGGGCCCGGCCCGGGAGCTCCGCTCCGCACAAGCGCCTCCCCGCCCGCCATCGGCCAGCGGGGCGGGGAGCGGCGCTCAGCTGACGGCCCCGCCGAGCCGGGCCCAGCGCCCGCCGCGCACCAGGGCCGCACACGGGCTGGGCCGCGCACCGGGCGGGGCGGAGGGGAGGCCCGGGCGGGCAGCAGGGCCCCGCGGGTGCGGGTGCGGCCGCTgcagcgccgggccgggccgggatcGGGGCCCCGCTCCGCTCACCGCGCTCAGGAGCCGCACCAGGACCTGCGGCCGCTGCAGGAACCGCGCCAGGTCGAAGGCGCCGCCGGCCTTGGCCGCTCCGTAGGCGCCGCCGCTCTCCATGCTGCCCgctgccccgccccgctccgctccCGGGGTGCGCCGcgcggcagggccgggccgggccggcgggcgcagctgctgctgtgggaggtGCCTGACGCGGGAGGCCTGTTCCCCCTGCGGGCTGTGCGGAGCCCCGGGGCTGCGGCTCGCCGGGGCAGAGTGAGATCCGGCTCCTGGGGACAAGCCGGGCCAGCGGGACCCCGGGGCGCGGGGAGCTCGGATTTCCACCAAGCCTTTGTCAGGGTCTCAGCCCCGGCGGGGCTGCTCCTGgccttgccctgctgctgccttgccGGGCCGGGGCTGAGGAGGGACAAGAGgcggtttgtttgtttcttttaaaagaacaaaatcaTGCACAGCACAAGTGGTGATGGGTGACTCATTTGCCCTCGTGATCTCTCCcacccaggctgccttccactttcagattagCGACCAGTTCCTTCTgacttgttaaaatcaaatctagaacagtctCCCACCAGCAACCCTCTCCGCCTTCGGAAACAAAACAGTTGTCTCCAATACATtacaagaacttgttggataatatGTGCCCTGATGTATGTGCCctgggtagggttagaagttgaaataaaaaaagaacaagttaaaaatcacttaggaaaattggatgtctgcaagtcaccagggcctgatgaaatgcaccctagaatactcaaggagctgatagagggggtatctgagcctttatctatcatctttggaaaatcatgggagacaggagagattccagaagactggaaaagggcaaatatagtgcccgtctataaaaaggggaataagaataacccaggaaactacagaccagtcagcttaacttctgtgccaggaaagataatggagcaggtaattaaagaaatcatctgcaagcacttggaaggtggtaaggtaataggaaacagccagcatggatttgtaaagaataaatcttgtcaaactaatctgatagctttctttgataggctaacaagccttgtggataggggagaagcggtagatgtggtctacctagactttcgTAAAGCATTTGATTTAGTCtcccatgatattcttataaaaaaactaggcaaatacaatttagatggggctaccataaggtgggtgcatgactggctggataaccatacccagagagtaggtcttaatggttctcaatcctgctggaaaagtataacaagtggggttccacagcgGTCtatgttaggaccggttctgttcaatgtcttcatcaatgatttagatattggcatacaaagtacacttgttaagtttgcagatgataccaagctgggaggggttgcaactgctttggaggatagggtcataattcaaaatgctctggataaattggagaaatgatctgaggtaaacaggatgaagtttaataaggacatgtgcaaagtgctccacttgggaaggaacaatcagtttcacacatacagaatggggagagactgtctaggaacgactacagcagaaagggatctcagggttatagtggaccacaagctaaatatgagtcaacagtgtgatgctgttgcaaaaaaaagcaaccatgattctgggatgcattaacaggtgtgttgtgaacaagacacgagaagtcattcttctgctctactctgcactggttaggcctcagttggagtattgtgtccagttctgggcaccgcagttcaaaaaagatgtggagaaactagagagggtccagaaaagagagacaagaatgattaaaggtctagagaatgtgacctatgagaaaaggctgaaagaattgggcttgtttagtttggaagataGAAGATTgtggggagacatgatagcggttttcagatatcgaaaagggagtcataaggaggaaggagaaaacttgttcttcttggcctctgaggacagaacaagaggcaatgggcttaaactgcagcaagggtggtttaggttggacattaggaaaaagttcctaactgtcagggcggtcaaacagtggaataaattgccaagggaggttgtggaatcttcatcgctggagatatttaagaacaggttagatagatgtctgtcagggatggtttagatagcacttgatcctgccattggggcagggggctggactcgatggcctcttgaggtcccttccagtcctagtgttctgtgattctatgattatttttccaacagatgtctgaatatagaatcatagaaaactaaaactggaagggacctcagaaaagcgagatgtcttcaagtcaccaggtgtgattaaatgcatcctagaatacctcAAGGAGCTGATTAAGGAGGCATCTGAGCCAttggctatcatctttgaaaagtcctggaagacaggagtgtgatggagtgggggatacctgtgtgtgtgtgtgtgagtggctcacagagggtgtgggtctgctgagggtaaccttgatgaccaggtaacacctttgtactggagacaaaggaggaggtggagcctgaggagtttgaattggaactgggagttgggaagcagttagtctgggctgggagagagcgagaccaaggagggggcaaggccccggctctgggggcccctcagggcctcctctccccaacatggattggactggctgtctctgcctgctgtactgactcctctgtacgacactgtgtcctgttggctaataaacccactgttctcctgctgagtgagagtcactcctgcctgcggacggggtgcagagcctgggggaccccaaaccccatcacaaggagagagaacagaagactggaaaagagcaataGAGTGCCCAGctgtaaaaagagaaataaggacaacccagataactacagaccagtcagcttaacttccgTGCCAGGACAGATAATGGAGTAAATGGAGTTTTTCATCTTCAAACACCTGGAAGCTAATAAGGTGATaacagcatagatttgtaaagaacaaattgtgtcaaatcaacctaatagctttctttgataggacaacATGActtgtggatatggggaagtggtagacatggtatacctagactttagtgaagAATTTGATTCAATCTCACATTAGCTTCTTGTCAAACTAAggaaatacaacatagatggTACCACTATGAAGTatgtgcataactggttggataaccattctcagagagtaggcATCAACAtgtcagtcatgctggaagagtataacaagtgg
The sequence above is a segment of the Carettochelys insculpta isolate YL-2023 chromosome 20, ASM3395843v1, whole genome shotgun sequence genome. Coding sequences within it:
- the TK1 gene encoding thymidine kinase, cytosolic, which produces MSCLNVPGAQPGSPAKARGQIQVIFGPMFSGKSTELMRRVRRFQIAQYKCLVIKYAKDTRYCTNGVSTHDRNTMEALSACYLKDVHQEALGSAVIGIDEGQFFPDIVEFCEAMANAGKTVIIAALDGTFQRKAFGNILNLVPLAESVVKLNAVCMECYREASYTKRLGAEREVEVIGGSDKYHSVCRVCYFRKRPQQAAPENKENLPVGAKQLDAVASRKFLASRQMQV
- the SYNGR2 gene encoding synaptogyrin-2; translated protein: MESGGAYGAAKAGGAFDLARFLQRPQVLVRLLSAVFSLIVFSCIVGEGYINTPATSELHCIFHHNADACRYGIGVGILGFLACVVFFTIDVYFPRISNATHRKHLVVADLGFSALWTFLWFVAFCFLTNQWSLTLSANVPVGADSARAAIAFSFFSIFSWGFLITVALQRYKMGVQDFTNNYVDPTPDPSTPYSIYPSASDNYQQPPFRQTGETTEGYQPPAVY